The Gemmatimonadota bacterium genome has a segment encoding these proteins:
- a CDS encoding TrmH family RNA methyltransferase — MTRERVMPPAPVLVLVAVQDLVNLASCVRVAKNFGVTEIRLVAPECPVDLYRIEGVAHNTADVLERMTIHATIDEAFADLSYVLALTGRERTAKRATLRPREAAVELVERSLEGRVGILAGREDHGLSNEELDRCAKLVTISANPEYTSLNLAQAWAVMAYETWVARGGDQIPLKRPRHAAGPTNHAELEALFADWEASMHAIEFFKKRQADLVMRGFREVIFRADLDVREAGLFRAIGLEVGHFLRRKGLLPPLPRKVGGQLVPADPAPEDDPSVP; from the coding sequence GTCATGCCGCCGGCGCCCGTGCTGGTGCTGGTGGCCGTGCAGGACCTCGTGAACCTCGCCTCCTGTGTCCGGGTCGCCAAGAATTTCGGGGTCACCGAAATCCGGCTGGTGGCGCCGGAGTGTCCGGTCGACCTCTACCGTATCGAAGGGGTGGCGCACAACACCGCCGATGTCCTCGAGCGGATGACGATCCACGCCACCATCGACGAGGCATTCGCCGACCTCAGCTACGTGCTGGCGCTCACCGGTCGGGAGCGGACCGCCAAGCGGGCCACGCTGCGGCCCCGCGAGGCGGCGGTGGAGCTGGTGGAGCGGAGCCTCGAGGGTCGAGTGGGAATCCTCGCGGGGCGCGAGGACCACGGGCTCAGCAACGAGGAACTCGATCGCTGCGCCAAGCTGGTGACCATCAGCGCCAACCCCGAGTACACCTCACTGAACCTGGCGCAGGCCTGGGCGGTGATGGCCTACGAGACCTGGGTGGCCCGTGGGGGTGACCAGATTCCCCTCAAGAGGCCGCGACACGCCGCCGGACCCACCAATCACGCCGAGCTCGAGGCGCTCTTTGCCGATTGGGAGGCCTCGATGCACGCCATCGAGTTCTTCAAGAAGCGACAGGCGGATCTGGTGATGCGGGGCTTCCGGGAGGTCATTTTCCGCGCCGACCTCGACGTTCGCGAGGCTGGCCTCTTCCGGGCGATCGGCCTCGAAGTGGGCCACTTTCTCCGGCGGAAGGGCCTGCTTCCCCCATTGCCGCGCAAAGTGGGCGGCCAGCTGGTCCCGGCGGACCCCGCTCCGGAAGACGACCCATCCGTCCCGTAG